The Hemibagrus wyckioides isolate EC202008001 linkage group LG10, SWU_Hwy_1.0, whole genome shotgun sequence genome includes a window with the following:
- the LOC131360553 gene encoding lipoprotein lipase isoform X1, with product MFRPFKCLFCVFCLAALEGQSYTLSLQDNILEPLKSLLLQRKPGKAYSKFSLRIPSLPDEDICYIVPGKSETLHNCNFNSTTKTFLVIHGWTVSGLFESWVAKLVAALYDREKDANVVVVDWLDIAQNHYAVAAHKTQEVGQEVGRFIEWIEETASVPLEKIHLIGYNLGAHIAGIAGSSGTKKVGRITGLDPAGPDFEGVHAHRRLSPDDAHFVDVLHTFSGGTLGLSIGIEQPVGHVDIYPNGGSFQPGCNLRGAHENLAYYGLLAMNDVIKCEHERSVHLFIDSLLNGAEASKAYSCGSNTMFERGVCLRCHKNRCNTVGYDARMVHKPHSMKMFTKTRASMPYRVHHYQLKIHFTTKTNQSVTEFMVAVSLYGSNGNAENLHLNVNGEIGTSTTHSFLLVTEEDIGELLMLKLKVEDSSSLLNMMWPWWNRDSPELHVQKISIWIGEMQKKMIFCSKDLRNTNLQTSEVIFVKCKSTWTRSSLRHKYSSQ from the exons ATGTTTCGCCCATTCAAATGTCTCTTCTGTGTCTTCTGCCTCGCAGCTCTGGAGGGACAATCATACACTCTCAGTCTCCAGG ATAACATCTTGGAGCCCCTCAAGAGCCTTCTTCTCCAAAGAAAGCCTGGCAAAGCCTATTCCAAATTTTCCCTAAGGATACCATCGTTGCCTGATGAAGACATCTGTTACATTGTGCCAGGAAAATCTGAAACCTTGCACAACTGCAATTTCAACAGTACAACAAAAACCTTTCTGGTCATACATGGATGGACG GTGAGTGGGTTGTTTGAGAGCTGGGTGGCCAAACTGGTAGCCGCACTatatgacagagagaaagatgccAACGTGGTAGTGGTGGACTGGCTGGACATAGCTCAGAATCACTATGCTGTAGCGGCACATAAAACTCAAGAGGTGGGACAAGAGGTTGGTCGCTTCATTGAATGGATAGAG GAGACAGCCAGTGTTCCTCTGGAGAAGATTCATCTAATTGGCTACAACCTTGGTGCTCACATTGCTGGAATCGCAGGCAGTAGTGGCACCAAAAAAGTTGGAAGAATAACAG GTCTTGATCCAGCAGGACCAGATTTTGAAGGAGTCCATGCACACCGCCGGCTTTCTCCAGATGATGCCCATTTTGTGGACGTTCTTCACACTTTCTCAGGAGGAACTCTGGGCCTCAGCATTGGTATCGAACAACCAGTTGGCCATGTGGACATCTACCCCAATGGAGGAAGCTTCCAACCTGGCTGTAACCTGCGAGGAGCCCACGAGAACCTGGCGTATTATGGATTGCTTG CAATGAATGATGTCATCAAGTGTGAGCATGAGAGATCAGTTCACCTGTTTATTGACTCACTCCTAAATGGTGCAGAGGCCAGTAAAGCTTACAGCTGTGGGAGTAACACGATGTTTGAGCGTGGAGTGTGTCTCAGATGTCATAAGAACCGATGCAATACGGTGGGCTATGATGCCAGGATGGTTCACAAACCCCACAGCATGAAAATGTTCACCAAGACCCGAGCTTCTATGCCATATAGAG TTCATCATTATCAGCTGAAGATACACTTCACAACAAAGACAAATCAATCTGTGACAGAATTCATGGTAGCTGTTTCCCTTTATGGCAGCAATGGCAATGCAGAAAATCTCCATCTTAATGT AAATGGAGAAATTGGCACAAGCACAACACATTCCTTCCTCTTGGTTACAGAGGAAGATATCGGTGAACTGCTGATGCTTAAGTTAAAAGTGGAGGACTCGTCCTCGCTGCTCAACATGATGTGGCCCTGGTGGAATCGAGATTCTCCTGAACTTCATGTCCAAAAAATTAGCATTTGGATCGGGGAGATGCAAAAAAA aATGATATTTTGCTCAAAAGATCTCCGAAATACAAATCTGCAAACATCTGAGGTGATTTTTGTAAAGTGCAAAAGCACATGGACTAGATCGTCTCTGAG aCACAAGTATAGCAGCCAATGA
- the LOC131360553 gene encoding lipoprotein lipase isoform X2, translated as MFRPFKCLFCVFCLAALEGQSYTLSLQDNILEPLKSLLLQRKPGKAYSKFSLRIPSLPDEDICYIVPGKSETLHNCNFNSTTKTFLVIHGWTVSGLFESWVAKLVAALYDREKDANVVVVDWLDIAQNHYAVAAHKTQEVGQEVGRFIEWIEETASVPLEKIHLIGYNLGAHIAGIAGSSGTKKVGRITGLDPAGPDFEGVHAHRRLSPDDAHFVDVLHTFSGGTLGLSIGIEQPVGHVDIYPNGGSFQPGCNLRGAHENLAYYGLLAMNDVIKCEHERSVHLFIDSLLNGAEASKAYSCGSNTMFERGVCLRCHKNRCNTVGYDARMVHKPHSMKMFTKTRASMPYRVHHYQLKIHFTTKTNQSVTEFMVAVSLYGSNGNAENLHLNVGRYR; from the exons ATGTTTCGCCCATTCAAATGTCTCTTCTGTGTCTTCTGCCTCGCAGCTCTGGAGGGACAATCATACACTCTCAGTCTCCAGG ATAACATCTTGGAGCCCCTCAAGAGCCTTCTTCTCCAAAGAAAGCCTGGCAAAGCCTATTCCAAATTTTCCCTAAGGATACCATCGTTGCCTGATGAAGACATCTGTTACATTGTGCCAGGAAAATCTGAAACCTTGCACAACTGCAATTTCAACAGTACAACAAAAACCTTTCTGGTCATACATGGATGGACG GTGAGTGGGTTGTTTGAGAGCTGGGTGGCCAAACTGGTAGCCGCACTatatgacagagagaaagatgccAACGTGGTAGTGGTGGACTGGCTGGACATAGCTCAGAATCACTATGCTGTAGCGGCACATAAAACTCAAGAGGTGGGACAAGAGGTTGGTCGCTTCATTGAATGGATAGAG GAGACAGCCAGTGTTCCTCTGGAGAAGATTCATCTAATTGGCTACAACCTTGGTGCTCACATTGCTGGAATCGCAGGCAGTAGTGGCACCAAAAAAGTTGGAAGAATAACAG GTCTTGATCCAGCAGGACCAGATTTTGAAGGAGTCCATGCACACCGCCGGCTTTCTCCAGATGATGCCCATTTTGTGGACGTTCTTCACACTTTCTCAGGAGGAACTCTGGGCCTCAGCATTGGTATCGAACAACCAGTTGGCCATGTGGACATCTACCCCAATGGAGGAAGCTTCCAACCTGGCTGTAACCTGCGAGGAGCCCACGAGAACCTGGCGTATTATGGATTGCTTG CAATGAATGATGTCATCAAGTGTGAGCATGAGAGATCAGTTCACCTGTTTATTGACTCACTCCTAAATGGTGCAGAGGCCAGTAAAGCTTACAGCTGTGGGAGTAACACGATGTTTGAGCGTGGAGTGTGTCTCAGATGTCATAAGAACCGATGCAATACGGTGGGCTATGATGCCAGGATGGTTCACAAACCCCACAGCATGAAAATGTTCACCAAGACCCGAGCTTCTATGCCATATAGAG TTCATCATTATCAGCTGAAGATACACTTCACAACAAAGACAAATCAATCTGTGACAGAATTCATGGTAGCTGTTTCCCTTTATGGCAGCAATGGCAATGCAGAAAATCTCCATCTTAATGT AGGAAGATATCGGTGA